From one bacterium genomic stretch:
- a CDS encoding sugar ABC transporter permease — MNKPHNNKAWFLVLPVFIIVAISAIIPLMTVVNYSVQDIFGPGERVFVGTEWFRNVLSDSRLHDALQRQFIFSGLVLLIEIPLGVLIALAMPKRGIGVPVTLVLLALPLLIPWNVIGTIWIIFTRPDIGLFGVIVNGLGVAFDHTASPLDAWITVMLMEVWHWTSLVALLAYAGLQAIPEAFFQAARIDGATPWATFRYIQLPKMRGVLTIAILLRFMDSFLIYAEPFVLTGGGPGNSTTFLSIYLVKVAVGQFDLGPAAAFSLIYFMIVLLFSYLFYQALQRVGTGEGS, encoded by the coding sequence ATGAACAAACCACACAACAACAAAGCCTGGTTCCTTGTCCTTCCGGTGTTTATCATCGTCGCCATCAGCGCGATCATTCCGCTGATGACGGTGGTGAACTACTCCGTCCAGGACATCTTCGGCCCCGGCGAGCGGGTCTTCGTGGGCACCGAGTGGTTCAGGAACGTGTTGTCCGACAGCCGGTTGCATGACGCGTTGCAGCGCCAGTTTATCTTTTCCGGTCTGGTGCTGCTCATCGAGATCCCCCTCGGCGTGCTCATCGCCCTGGCCATGCCCAAGCGCGGCATCGGCGTCCCCGTGACCCTCGTGCTCCTCGCGCTGCCTCTCCTCATTCCCTGGAACGTCATAGGAACCATCTGGATCATCTTCACCCGGCCGGACATAGGGTTATTCGGCGTCATTGTGAACGGTCTCGGTGTGGCGTTCGACCACACCGCGTCGCCCCTGGATGCCTGGATCACAGTCATGTTGATGGAGGTGTGGCACTGGACGTCGCTGGTGGCCCTTTTAGCCTATGCCGGACTCCAGGCGATCCCGGAAGCCTTCTTTCAGGCTGCCCGGATCGATGGCGCGACCCCATGGGCGACCTTCCGGTACATCCAGCTCCCGAAGATGCGCGGAGTGCTGACCATCGCCATATTACTGCGTTTCATGGACAGTTTTCTTATTTACGCCGAACCGTTCGTTCTCACGGGCGGAGGCCCGGGGAACTCAACCACTTTCCTTTCCATCTATCTCGTCAAGGTGGCGGTGGGTCAGTTTGACCTTGGTCCCGCGGCGGCCTTCTCCCTGATCTACTTCATGATCGTACTGCTGTTCAGCTACCTGTTCTACCAGGCGCTCCAGCGAGTGGGAACGGGGGAAGGGTCATGA